A window of the Ipomoea triloba cultivar NCNSP0323 chromosome 14, ASM357664v1 genome harbors these coding sequences:
- the LOC116005012 gene encoding uncharacterized protein LOC116005012, with product MANNVSRLHSSLLLVFFLLLILASHHLIQGTAESSRTPLIVPSTRESHSQGGERRWVDKNPRKIVPNPESLDLSQPRNVGVRDKLLDVFQRSISFSKNDPRRIVLNSQNPKSRDLSQPKNLGGGGKLLNVFQWSTDFPKTPRRLMIGSVAPTCTYNECKGCKYKCRAEQVPVEGNDPINSPYHYKCVCHR from the exons ATGGCCAACAACGTTAGCCGCCTCCACTCCTCTCTCCTGCTcgtcttcttcctcctcctcattcttgCTTCTCATCATCTCATTCAAG gCACCGCTGAGAGCTCAAGAACTCCATTAATTGTTCCATCCACAAGAGAATCCCACTCACAg GGTGGTGAAAGGAGATGGGTGGACAAAAACCCAAGAAAAATAGTACCCAATCCCGAGAGTCTCGACCTGTCCCAACCCAGAAATGTTGGGGTAAGAGATAAATTGTTGGACGTGTTTCAAAGGTCTATAAGTTTTTCCAAGAACGACCCAAGAAGAATAGTACTGAATTCCCAGAATCCAAAGAGTCGGGACTTATCCCAACCCAAAAATCTGGGTGGAGGAGGTAAATTGCTGAATGTGTTTCAATGGTCTACGGACTTTCCCAAGACCCCGAGACGGTTGATGATAGGGTCAGTGGCACCAACTTGCACTTACAACGAATGCAAAGGATGCAAATACAAGTGCAGAGCTGAGCAAGTTCCAGTAGAAGGGAATGACCCTATAAACAGCCCATATCACTACAAATGTGTCTGTCACCGGTAA
- the LOC116003844 gene encoding cysteine-rich repeat secretory protein 55-like has product MGLFRHLLLASFCCTIFCSIFTAVKSTDALDSYCNSDKSPTNSPTPATVQKLIANVVAGASRAGFATASLGGQGTKAYGLAQCRGDVSAKDCSSCLQDAGKEIGNRCAAGGRDARIWYDFCFLRYSADAFFGKVDTGYNVLWANVGQVSDPEGFSRKLRNLMSEISKEAISPENQGLGKGKRKISAFQNLYALVQCTKDLAPVDCAQCIAIAVGDNFQSFCKDSKGCRVINASCYIRYELYPFYFPIDSPVNSTVAAAFDERNYRSTVVYKYKA; this is encoded by the exons ATGGGGTTGTTTCGCCACCTTCTTCTTGCATCCTTCTGCTGCACCATTTTCTGCAGCATTTTCACCGCAGTAAAATCCACAGACGCTTTGGATTCTTACTGCAACTCAGACAAAAGCCCAACCAACTCCCCAACGCCGGCGACCGTCCAAAAGCTGATAGCTAACGTGGTGGCGGGCGCGTCGCGAGCTGGCTTCGCCACCGCCTCCCTCGGCGGTCAGGGAACCAAAGCCTACGGCCTAGCTCAATGCAGAGGTGACGTCAGCGCCAAAGACTGCTCGTCCTGCCTCCAAGACGCCGGCAAGGAGATCGGAAACCGTTGCGCCGCCGGCGGGCGCGACGCTAGGATTTGGTACGACTTTTGCTTCCTCAGGTACAGCGCCGACGCCTTCTTCGGAAAAGTCGACACAG GTTATAACGTTTTGTGGGCTAACGTCGGACAAGTGTCGGACCCGGAGGGGTTCAGCCGGAAACTGAGGAATCTGATGAGTGAGATTAGTAAAGAGGCCATCTCGCCGGAGAATCAAGGGCTGGGGAAAGGGAAGAGGAAGATCTCGGCTTTTCAGAACTTGTACGCGCTGGTGCAGTGCACTAAGGACCTGGCTCCGGTGGACTGTGCTCAGTGCATCGCCATTGCCGTCGGCGACAATTTCCAAAGCTTCTGCAAAGACAGTAAGGGGTGCCGGGTTATAAATGCCAGTTGCTATATCCGATATGAGCTTTATCCCTTTTACTTTCCGATTGATTCGCCGGTAAACTCCACCGTCGCCGCCGCGTTTGACGAAAGGAACTACCGTTCAACCGTAGTTTATAAGTACAAAGcttga